The Campylobacter sp. CNRCH_2014_0184h genome includes a window with the following:
- a CDS encoding aminotransferase class V-fold PLP-dependent enzyme, with amino-acid sequence MNIETLKQDIILKKGIYYFDFTASALALKSIEKEIKKILTTYANTHSDSSLNSFITQQHYENARTNLKKYLELDNSFALIACGSGSSAAIKKFQELLGLYIPPLIKEKYFKNTDKSTLPLVIVGPYEHHSNELSFREALCECVRIPLDKNGELDYAFLEKLLKKSKNRQIIASFNAASNVTGILSDYKKIYTLIKQYDGVVAFDISTLAPYANLNPKFYDAVFISSHKLLGGVGSCGLLAIKKNLCGNTPSFAAGGTVGYVSRTSQQYLCEVENLEEGGTPGIIQLIRASLAFKVRNEIGLKNIEKKEKELCGYFLKQCTNFPKMILYAKNITHRLPIFAFNIEGISPFDLAYKLSKTYKIETRAGCACAGPYGHDLLKLKDNQELKFKPGWLRVGFHYTHTKEDIEYFFKALKASIKALS; translated from the coding sequence TTAGCATTAAAAAGTATAGAAAAAGAAATAAAAAAAATTCTTACAACTTATGCAAATACACATTCAGATAGCTCTTTAAATTCTTTCATCACACAGCAACATTATGAAAATGCAAGAACAAATTTAAAAAAATACCTTGAATTAGATAATAGCTTTGCTCTTATAGCTTGCGGGAGTGGATCTTCAGCTGCTATTAAAAAATTTCAAGAACTTTTAGGTCTATATATACCCCCGCTTATTAAAGAAAAATACTTTAAAAATACAGATAAAAGCACCTTACCTTTAGTTATAGTAGGACCTTATGAACATCACTCTAACGAACTTTCATTCAGAGAAGCTTTGTGTGAATGCGTTCGCATACCCTTAGATAAAAATGGTGAGCTAGATTATGCTTTTTTGGAAAAATTGTTAAAAAAATCCAAAAACAGACAAATCATAGCAAGCTTTAACGCTGCTTCAAATGTCACAGGAATTTTAAGTGATTATAAAAAAATCTACACTCTAATCAAACAATATGATGGCGTAGTCGCCTTTGATATTTCCACCTTAGCTCCTTATGCTAACTTAAATCCTAAATTTTACGATGCAGTGTTTATCAGTTCTCATAAATTACTTGGTGGTGTAGGATCTTGTGGCTTACTTGCTATTAAAAAAAATCTATGTGGTAATACTCCTAGCTTTGCTGCAGGTGGAACCGTAGGCTATGTTTCAAGAACTTCTCAGCAATACTTATGCGAGGTTGAAAATTTAGAAGAAGGTGGCACACCTGGAATTATTCAACTTATTAGAGCAAGTTTAGCTTTTAAAGTACGCAATGAAATAGGTTTAAAAAATATAGAAAAAAAAGAAAAAGAGCTTTGTGGGTATTTTTTAAAACAATGCACAAATTTTCCAAAAATGATCTTATATGCAAAAAATATCACTCATAGATTGCCTATTTTTGCTTTCAACATAGAAGGAATTTCTCCTTTTGATTTAGCTTACAAACTAAGCAAAACTTATAAGATAGAAACAAGAGCAGGCTGTGCTTGCGCAGGACCCTATGGGCATGATTTACTAAAATTAAAAGATAATCAAGAGCTAAAATTTAAACCAGGTTGGCTAAGAGTGGGTTTTCATTATACACACACAAAAGAAGATATAGAGTATTTTTTTAAAGCCTTGAAAGCAAGTATCAAGGCTTTAAGTTGA
- a CDS encoding basic amino acid ABC transporter substrate-binding protein, with translation MKKILYVVLALFGILALGACSSDKNQASASSEKVYKVGIAANYPPFDFVKDAKITGFDVDLLEEIAKRENLKLEWVNMSFDGLIPALKAGKIDMIASAMSSTPQRLTSMDFSDTYFNTKNLYLKLKTDSSISDKQSLEGKKIGVQLGTIQESAAKAIPNAQVVASEEMLAAILALKAGKVDAVLTDKDIGKGYLKTNEELEAFLEENDGSSGFCIAFDKGKQTELVQKINAGLEKVKADGTYQKIVEKYDLQ, from the coding sequence ATGAAAAAAATATTATATGTTGTTTTAGCGTTATTTGGTATATTAGCTTTAGGTGCTTGCTCAAGCGATAAAAATCAAGCTAGTGCTTCTAGTGAAAAAGTTTATAAAGTAGGTATAGCTGCAAATTATCCTCCTTTTGATTTTGTTAAAGATGCAAAAATTACCGGATTTGATGTTGATTTACTAGAAGAGATTGCAAAAAGAGAAAATTTAAAACTTGAGTGGGTAAACATGAGTTTTGATGGTTTGATCCCTGCTTTAAAAGCTGGAAAGATTGATATGATAGCTTCTGCTATGAGTTCAACACCGCAAAGACTTACTAGTATGGATTTTAGTGATACTTATTTTAATACTAAAAATTTATATTTAAAACTAAAAACAGATTCTAGTATTAGTGATAAACAAAGTTTGGAAGGTAAAAAAATAGGTGTTCAACTTGGAACCATCCAAGAAAGCGCTGCTAAGGCTATTCCAAATGCTCAAGTGGTGGCTAGCGAAGAAATGTTAGCTGCAATTTTGGCTTTAAAAGCTGGTAAAGTTGATGCAGTTTTAACAGATAAAGATATCGGTAAAGGTTATTTAAAAACTAATGAAGAGTTAGAAGCATTTTTAGAAGAAAATGATGGAAGTTCAGGGTTTTGTATAGCTTTTGATAAAGGAAAACAAACTGAGCTTGTTCAAAAAATTAATGCAGGTTTAGAAAAAGTTAAAGCTGATGGTACTTACCAAAAAATCGTAGAAAAATACGATTTGCAATAA
- a CDS encoding transporter substrate-binding domain-containing protein, whose protein sequence is MKKILCVVLILFGVLILSACSKQVENQDKILKVGIEASYPPYEFMQDGKLSGFDVDIIQELAKRANFKIEFINMSYDALIPALMGKKIDLIISSMGITPQRAQNVDFSISYFKDKNVYLKHKISNFSKKEDLKSKNICVLLGSIQENAAKQISNAVVVANESMLNCFLNLDAQKIDAVVTDKASAMNFLKQYSNVTAFYEEDDGSEGFGIAFRKNEFKDLISKVNQHLEEMKKDGTLEKFLVKYNLKD, encoded by the coding sequence ATGAAAAAAATATTATGTGTTGTTTTAATATTATTTGGTGTTTTGATTTTAAGTGCTTGTTCAAAACAAGTCGAAAATCAAGATAAGATTTTAAAGGTAGGCATAGAAGCAAGTTATCCACCGTATGAATTTATGCAAGATGGAAAACTCAGTGGTTTTGATGTAGATATTATCCAGGAATTAGCAAAAAGAGCTAATTTTAAAATAGAATTTATTAATATGAGTTATGATGCTCTTATTCCAGCCTTAATGGGTAAGAAAATCGATCTTATTATTTCTTCTATGGGAATTACTCCTCAAAGAGCACAAAATGTTGATTTTAGTATTTCTTATTTTAAAGATAAAAATGTATATTTAAAACATAAAATTAGCAATTTTTCAAAAAAAGAGGATTTAAAATCAAAAAATATTTGTGTTTTACTCGGTTCTATCCAAGAAAATGCTGCAAAGCAAATCTCAAATGCAGTTGTAGTAGCTAATGAAAGTATGCTAAATTGTTTTTTAAACTTAGATGCTCAAAAAATTGATGCTGTGGTAACTGATAAAGCAAGTGCTATGAATTTTTTAAAACAGTATTCTAACGTAACTGCTTTTTATGAAGAAGATGATGGAAGTGAAGGTTTTGGTATAGCATTTAGAAAAAATGAATTTAAGGATTTAATTTCTAAAGTTAATCAACACTTAGAAGAAATGAAAAAAGATGGCACTTTAGAAAAATTTTTAGTTAAATATAATTTAAAGGATTAA
- the argF gene encoding ornithine carbamoyltransferase, with protein MKHFLTLMDFTKENILNIINHAADLKKNPKKLLQDKTLAMIFEKNSTRTRMAFELAITELGGKAICLNSNDLQLGRGESIKDTARVIGSMVDFIMMRVKNHDSLVEFARYSKAHVINGLSDLYHPTQILGDLLTIKEQGKEKDNNLKIAFIGDSNNVCNSWLIASAILGYEISIAIPKNYSINTQVWNFVTKKSEISGAKISLFHNKFEALKDKDVVVTDTWVSMGEEVEKENKIKDFDGFMIDNKAMKYANKDAILLHCLPAYKGFEVSEEIFEKHSKVIFEEAVNRLYVVKALLCFLKKQL; from the coding sequence ATGAAACACTTTTTAACATTGATGGATTTTACTAAAGAAAATATTTTAAATATTATTAATCATGCTGCTGATTTGAAAAAAAATCCAAAAAAATTATTGCAAGACAAAACCTTGGCAATGATTTTTGAAAAAAATTCTACGCGTACAAGAATGGCTTTTGAACTTGCAATTACAGAACTTGGTGGGAAAGCCATATGTTTAAATAGTAATGATTTGCAACTTGGTAGAGGTGAATCTATTAAAGATACAGCTAGGGTTATTGGTTCTATGGTGGATTTTATAATGATGAGAGTAAAAAATCATGATAGTTTAGTAGAATTTGCAAGATATTCTAAAGCTCATGTTATTAATGGTTTAAGTGACCTTTATCATCCAACGCAGATTTTAGGAGATTTATTAACTATTAAAGAACAAGGTAAGGAAAAAGATAACAATTTAAAAATTGCTTTTATAGGAGATAGTAATAATGTATGTAATTCTTGGTTGATAGCTTCTGCGATTTTAGGTTATGAAATTAGTATAGCCATACCAAAAAATTATAGTATAAACACACAAGTTTGGAATTTTGTTACAAAAAAATCAGAAATTTCAGGTGCAAAAATTTCATTATTTCATAATAAATTTGAAGCTTTGAAAGACAAAGATGTTGTTGTGACTGATACATGGGTTTCAATGGGCGAAGAAGTTGAAAAAGAAAATAAAATAAAAGACTTTGATGGTTTTATGATTGATAATAAAGCGATGAAATATGCAAATAAAGACGCTATTTTGCTTCATTGTTTACCTGCATACAAAGGTTTTGAAGTTAGTGAAGAAATTTTTGAGAAGCATTCTAAAGTTATTTTTGAAGAAGCTGTAAATCGTCTTTATGTGGTTAAAGCACTCCTTTGTTTTTTAAAAAAACAATTATAA
- the ftsW gene encoding putative lipid II flippase FtsW: MVADRKLFFLSCILITIGILFSYSLSAFTVLYLEYNEFHFFIRQLFFGLSGIAIIYFVSRLNPDSKMAHYLMISVLLISFLFILILPFLPTFLATAAGGAKRWIRLGPLSISPVEFFKIGLIYFLAWSYTRRIDDSKKAIKHEVLILIPYFILAAFVIGYIYMTQNDLGQSVISFFLVFALAFFAGASKRLFAFGVVIVGMIGVLVILSNQRRIQRISAWWGNIQDAFLPFFPDWLASVLRVSHNSEPYQISHSLNAIAHGGFFGEGLGLGTFKLGFLSEVHTDFVLSGITEEIGLLGLSIICFIYLMVILRIFRIAGRCENKVHFLFCSGVALLLLFSFFMNAFGIISLTPLKGVAVPLLSYGGSSMWSICLGIGYVLMISKKVKI, translated from the coding sequence TTGGTTGCTGATAGAAAGTTATTTTTTTTAAGTTGCATTCTTATAACTATAGGAATACTTTTTTCATATTCTTTAAGTGCTTTTACTGTTCTTTATTTAGAATATAATGAATTTCACTTTTTTATCAGACAGCTTTTTTTTGGGCTTAGTGGTATAGCTATTATTTATTTTGTTTCAAGATTAAATCCTGATAGTAAAATGGCGCATTATTTGATGATAAGCGTTTTACTCATCTCTTTTTTATTTATACTTATTTTACCTTTTCTGCCTACCTTTCTTGCTACTGCAGCAGGTGGTGCTAAAAGGTGGATTAGGCTTGGTCCTTTATCTATCTCTCCAGTTGAATTTTTTAAAATAGGTTTGATTTATTTCCTTGCTTGGTCTTATACAAGAAGGATTGATGATAGCAAAAAAGCAATCAAACATGAAGTTTTAATTTTAATTCCTTATTTTATTTTAGCTGCTTTTGTTATTGGTTATATTTATATGACACAAAATGATTTAGGGCAAAGTGTTATTTCTTTTTTCTTGGTTTTTGCTTTAGCTTTTTTTGCAGGAGCTAGTAAAAGACTTTTTGCTTTTGGTGTGGTTATTGTTGGAATGATTGGAGTTTTGGTAATCTTAAGTAATCAAAGAAGAATTCAGCGTATTTCTGCTTGGTGGGGAAATATCCAAGATGCGTTTTTACCTTTCTTTCCTGATTGGCTAGCAAGTGTTTTAAGAGTAAGTCACAACTCAGAGCCTTATCAAATTTCACATAGTTTAAATGCTATAGCTCATGGTGGATTTTTTGGAGAGGGTTTAGGGCTTGGAACTTTTAAACTAGGATTTTTAAGTGAGGTGCACACGGACTTTGTCTTATCAGGGATTACTGAAGAGATAGGATTATTGGGATTAAGTATTATTTGTTTTATATATTTGATGGTAATACTTCGAATTTTTAGAATAGCAGGGCGTTGTGAAAATAAAGTTCATTTTTTGTTTTGTTCGGGTGTAGCTTTGCTTTTATTGTTTTCATTTTTTATGAATGCTTTTGGAATTATTTCCTTGACTCCATTAAAAGGTGTTGCTGTGCCGCTTTTAAGCTATGGAGGTAGTTCAATGTGGTCTATTTGTCTTGGAATAGGCTATGTTTTAATGATTAGTAAAAAGGTAAAAATATAA
- a CDS encoding adenylosuccinate lyase, which produces MQVVQTLESVSVNTDDFLMFKYFQDLIRKNFSKVIGNKNKTLSFFVENEIPQRRYFLKLVNHKYKKNTGNQIDNLAFAHYKTFKLNLAQANTLKPVIFAKIGFAQKNILITLSSNEKLFAVYLEQYFKDHKSVYDEKNCIFSVEYKDDNTLNLLEILASVNEHLKYCVDFTINETQLLEFRNKMKNKASTNWKFNALAKLFENYFQTLGCNSSDDFATIRQNYLNLVKIYHPDRHQGKSKIEQAYCREEFEKIQLAYESLKSLYKNNT; this is translated from the coding sequence ATGCAAGTAGTGCAAACTTTAGAATCAGTTAGTGTTAATACTGATGATTTTTTAATGTTTAAATATTTTCAAGATCTTATCCGTAAAAATTTTTCCAAAGTTATAGGTAATAAAAATAAAACCTTGTCTTTTTTTGTAGAAAATGAAATTCCTCAAAGAAGATATTTTTTAAAACTTGTTAACCACAAATATAAAAAAAATACTGGAAATCAAATTGATAATCTTGCTTTTGCACATTATAAAACCTTTAAATTAAATCTTGCTCAAGCAAATACTTTAAAGCCTGTAATCTTTGCTAAAATAGGCTTTGCGCAAAAGAATATTTTAATCACACTAAGTTCGAATGAAAAATTATTTGCTGTGTATTTAGAGCAGTATTTTAAAGATCATAAAAGCGTGTATGATGAAAAAAATTGTATTTTTTCAGTAGAATACAAAGATGATAATACTTTAAATCTTTTAGAAATTTTAGCTAGTGTGAATGAGCATTTGAAATATTGTGTTGATTTTACGATTAATGAAACTCAGCTTTTAGAATTTAGAAATAAAATGAAAAACAAAGCTAGTACTAATTGGAAATTTAATGCTCTGGCAAAGCTTTTTGAAAATTATTTTCAAACACTAGGATGTAATTCTAGTGATGATTTTGCTACTATTAGACAAAATTATCTTAATTTGGTTAAAATTTATCATCCTGATCGCCATCAAGGTAAAAGTAAGATCGAACAAGCTTATTGCCGTGAAGAATTTGAGAAAATTCAGCTTGCTTATGAGAGCTTAAAATCTTTATATAAAAATAATACTTGA
- a CDS encoding arginyltransferase, which produces MNNIIGFCTLEEECPYLENRYCRNEYNYISFITKTQNQELVSRGWRRFGSYFSRPICNDCNECQNLRILVENFHFSKSYRRVLKKNTATKIILQKPSLSDEHLLLYEKYHHYQKDKRNWKIYDLNFRKYYNLYVDNAGTFGYELDFYIDNKLVCVDLIDILEDGISSIYCFYDPDFSHLSLGKYSLLTEIKLAQLKKLKYIYLGYFVKGCQSLAYKADYSPNEILKHTSALNEQAFLWS; this is translated from the coding sequence ATGAATAATATTATTGGTTTTTGTACTTTAGAAGAAGAATGTCCTTATCTTGAAAATAGATACTGTAGAAATGAGTATAATTATATATCTTTTATCACAAAAACACAAAATCAAGAACTAGTTTCAAGAGGTTGGCGTCGCTTTGGTTCGTATTTTTCAAGACCAATATGTAATGATTGCAATGAGTGTCAAAATTTACGTATTTTAGTAGAAAATTTTCATTTTAGCAAAAGTTATCGCAGGGTTTTGAAAAAAAATACAGCCACTAAAATAATCTTACAAAAACCTTCTTTAAGTGATGAGCATTTATTGCTTTATGAAAAATATCACCATTACCAAAAAGATAAAAGAAATTGGAAAATTTATGATTTAAATTTTAGAAAATATTACAATCTTTATGTAGATAATGCTGGTACTTTTGGATATGAGCTTGATTTTTATATAGACAATAAGTTAGTTTGTGTTGATTTGATTGATATTTTAGAAGATGGAATTTCTAGCATTTATTGTTTTTATGATCCAGATTTTTCCCATCTAAGTCTTGGTAAATATTCGCTTTTAACAGAAATTAAACTTGCACAATTAAAAAAATTAAAATATATTTATTTGGGATATTTTGTAAAAGGGTGTCAATCTTTAGCATATAAAGCCGATTATAGTCCAAATGAAATTTTAAAACACACTAGTGCTTTAAATGAGCAAGCATTTTTGTGGAGTTAG
- a CDS encoding acetyl-CoA carboxylase subunit A: MIHKILIANRGEIAVRVIRACRDLHIKSVAVYTEPDHECLHVKVADEAYRIGTDAIRGYLDGKRIVEIAKACGADAIHPGYGFLSENYEFAKECEEAGIIFIGPKSDVIRKMGNKNIARYLMKKNGIPVVPGTEKLNHCTLEEIKLQALKIGYPVILKASGGGGGRGIRVVHKEEDLEKSFEACKREALSFFKNDEVFMEKYVINPRHIEFQILADNYGNIIHLCERDCSIQRRHQKIIEIAPCPSISEKLRKTIGVTAVAAAKAVGYTNVGTVEFLLDDYNRFYFMEMNTRIQVEHPITEEITGIDLITRQIRIANGEILDLEQSDIKPRGFAIEARITAENVWKNFIPSPGKITEYFPALGPSVRVDSHLYKDYTVPPYYDSLLAKLIVKGSSYDSAVNRLERALKEFVIDDIRTTVPFLIAITKIREFRRGYFDTSFIETHMEELLEKTEDRHQENKEEVIAAIAAALQKIKESRQS; this comes from the coding sequence ATGATACATAAGATTTTAATAGCTAATAGGGGTGAGATTGCAGTAAGGGTAATCCGTGCTTGTAGGGATTTACATATAAAAAGCGTTGCTGTTTATACTGAACCTGATCATGAGTGTTTGCATGTAAAAGTTGCTGATGAAGCATATAGAATAGGAACTGATGCCATAAGAGGATATTTAGATGGTAAAAGAATAGTTGAAATTGCTAAAGCTTGCGGGGCTGATGCTATACATCCTGGATATGGCTTTTTAAGTGAAAATTATGAGTTTGCTAAAGAATGTGAAGAAGCAGGGATTATCTTTATAGGGCCAAAATCAGATGTTATCCGTAAAATGGGAAATAAAAATATAGCAAGATATTTAATGAAAAAAAATGGAATTCCTGTGGTTCCAGGTACTGAAAAATTAAATCATTGTACATTAGAAGAAATCAAACTTCAAGCTTTAAAAATAGGTTATCCAGTGATTTTAAAAGCCAGTGGTGGCGGTGGTGGTAGAGGTATACGCGTAGTACATAAAGAAGAAGATTTAGAAAAATCTTTTGAAGCTTGTAAGAGAGAGGCATTAAGCTTTTTTAAAAATGATGAAGTTTTTATGGAAAAATATGTTATTAATCCAAGGCATATTGAGTTTCAAATTTTAGCAGATAATTATGGTAATATCATCCATCTTTGTGAAAGAGATTGCTCAATACAAAGAAGACATCAAAAAATCATTGAAATAGCACCTTGTCCAAGTATCTCAGAAAAACTAAGAAAAACCATAGGAGTTACCGCAGTAGCTGCTGCAAAAGCTGTGGGTTATACCAATGTTGGGACGGTTGAGTTTTTACTTGATGATTATAATAGATTTTATTTTATGGAAATGAATACAAGAATTCAAGTAGAACACCCAATCACAGAAGAAATCACAGGAATTGATCTTATCACAAGACAAATTCGTATAGCAAATGGGGAAATTTTAGATCTTGAACAAAGTGATATAAAGCCAAGAGGTTTTGCGATAGAAGCTAGAATTACAGCAGAAAATGTATGGAAAAATTTCATTCCAAGTCCGGGTAAAATCACAGAATATTTTCCAGCTTTAGGGCCATCTGTAAGAGTGGATAGTCATTTATATAAAGACTATACCGTGCCACCTTATTATGATTCTTTGCTTGCAAAATTAATCGTTAAAGGTTCAAGTTATGATAGTGCGGTTAATAGACTTGAGAGAGCTTTGAAAGAATTTGTGATTGATGATATTAGAACAACCGTGCCATTTTTGATTGCAATTACCAAAATAAGAGAATTTAGAAGAGGGTATTTTGATACTTCTTTTATAGAAACACATATGGAAGAGCTTTTAGAAAAAACAGAAGATAGACACCAAGAAAATAAAGAAGAAGTAATTGCTGCTATAGCTGCAGCCTTGCAAAAAATAAAAGAAAGTAGGCAATCATGA
- the tgt gene encoding tRNA guanosine(34) transglycosylase Tgt, whose amino-acid sequence MEFEVQYKSANARACRIKTTHNEILTPIFMPVGTLAAIKSLDAVDMSEILNAKIILANTYHLYLRPGSKVIKQMGGLHGFSKFNGSFLTDSGGFQAFSLSKNSKPDEKGIQFKSHIDGSLHYFTPQSVLDAQYDFNSDIMMILDDLVALPASKERIELSLKRTIKWAKEAIDYHKLKQSQGVGVGQNIFGIIQGGTDFEARKICSQALCEMDFDGLAIGGLSVGEENEAMYDTVEAMMPYVDNNRPRYLMGVGTPEDLVENVARGVDMFDCVMPTRNARNGTLFTSFGKFNIKKAEFITDHAPIDSKCSCYTCKNFSRAYLNHLFKAKELTFFRLASIHNLHYYLNLVKQMREAIIKDEFENFRKEFYRQRM is encoded by the coding sequence ATGGAATTTGAAGTTCAATATAAAAGTGCAAATGCCAGAGCTTGTCGTATAAAAACTACACATAATGAAATTTTAACTCCTATTTTTATGCCAGTTGGGACTTTGGCTGCGATTAAAAGTTTAGATGCTGTTGATATGAGTGAAATTTTAAATGCAAAAATTATTTTAGCAAATACTTATCATTTGTATTTAAGACCAGGATCTAAGGTGATTAAACAAATGGGTGGCTTGCATGGTTTTAGTAAATTTAATGGATCTTTTTTAACAGATAGTGGAGGCTTTCAAGCTTTTTCTTTAAGTAAAAATTCAAAACCTGATGAAAAAGGAATTCAGTTTAAAAGTCATATTGATGGAAGTTTGCATTATTTTACCCCGCAAAGTGTTTTAGATGCTCAGTATGATTTTAACTCAGACATTATGATGATTTTAGATGATTTAGTGGCTTTGCCTGCAAGTAAAGAAAGGATAGAGCTTTCTTTAAAACGTACTATAAAATGGGCAAAAGAAGCTATTGATTATCACAAGCTAAAGCAAAGTCAAGGTGTGGGAGTAGGGCAGAATATTTTTGGTATTATTCAAGGTGGAACGGATTTTGAAGCTAGAAAAATTTGTTCTCAAGCACTTTGTGAGATGGACTTTGATGGACTTGCTATAGGTGGATTAAGCGTAGGAGAAGAAAATGAGGCTATGTATGATACGGTTGAAGCTATGATGCCTTATGTAGATAATAATCGTCCTAGATATTTAATGGGAGTTGGCACACCTGAAGATTTAGTAGAAAATGTAGCAAGAGGTGTTGATATGTTTGATTGTGTGATGCCAACAAGAAATGCAAGAAATGGAACTTTATTTACTAGCTTTGGAAAATTTAATATCAAAAAAGCAGAATTTATCACTGATCATGCTCCTATAGACAGCAAATGTTCTTGCTATACATGTAAAAACTTTTCAAGGGCTTATTTGAATCATTTATTTAAAGCTAAAGAATTAACTTTTTTTAGACTTGCAAGTATTCATAATTTACATTATTATCTAAATTTGGTAAAGCAAATGCGTGAAGCTATTATCAAAGATGAATTTGAAAATTTTAGAAAGGAATTTTATAGACAAAGAATGTAA
- a CDS encoding pyridoxal phosphate-dependent aminotransferase, with amino-acid sequence MLSQRSQNLGESLTLVMTDIAKTLKANGEKVISFSAGEPDFDTPEIIKKAAIEAIEKGCGAYTPVVGIKEVIEAIQYKFKNDNNLEYKASEIITNVGAKHSLFMAIECLVEEGDEVIIPSPYWVSYPEMVKFAGATPVFIEGEAKNGFKITPEQLKQAITSKTKVLMFNSPSNPTGAIYSKEEISALAKVLEGTKIVVLSDEIYEKLVYDGEFCAFAQVSEDALNRTVSINGLSKCGAMPGWRFGYMASKMSEFNNAVKKLQGQSTSNICSIIQHAALPALLGKADSDIEMMRQAFLKRRELACEILAKSDKLKLEQIPQGAFYLFISCKEVDSDSMRFCKRLLEEQKVALVPGIGFGMEGYFRLSYATNEKDIIEGCEKIVEFVKNY; translated from the coding sequence ATGCTAAGTCAAAGATCTCAAAATCTAGGAGAATCCTTAACTTTAGTAATGACTGATATAGCCAAAACTTTAAAAGCAAATGGTGAAAAAGTTATTAGTTTTTCAGCAGGTGAGCCTGATTTTGATACTCCAGAAATCATTAAAAAAGCAGCAATTGAAGCTATTGAAAAAGGTTGTGGGGCTTATACGCCAGTTGTTGGCATAAAAGAAGTTATAGAAGCTATACAATATAAATTTAAAAATGATAATAATTTAGAATACAAAGCAAGCGAAATCATTACCAATGTTGGTGCTAAGCATTCTTTATTTATGGCGATTGAGTGTTTAGTTGAAGAAGGTGATGAGGTTATCATACCAAGTCCTTATTGGGTGAGTTATCCTGAAATGGTAAAATTTGCAGGCGCAACTCCTGTGTTTATAGAAGGTGAGGCAAAAAATGGATTTAAAATCACCCCTGAGCAATTAAAACAAGCTATTACTTCAAAAACTAAGGTTTTGATGTTTAATTCTCCATCAAATCCTACAGGAGCTATATATTCTAAAGAAGAAATAAGTGCTTTAGCTAAGGTTTTAGAAGGAACTAAAATAGTAGTTTTAAGTGATGAAATTTATGAAAAATTAGTTTATGATGGAGAATTTTGTGCTTTTGCGCAAGTGAGTGAAGATGCTTTAAATAGAACTGTAAGTATTAATGGTCTTAGTAAATGCGGTGCTATGCCAGGATGGCGTTTTGGTTATATGGCAAGTAAAATGAGTGAGTTTAATAATGCTGTTAAAAAACTACAAGGACAAAGCACTTCAAATATCTGCTCAATCATTCAGCATGCAGCTTTACCAGCCTTACTTGGAAAAGCAGATAGTGATATTGAAATGATGAGACAAGCTTTTTTAAAGCGTAGAGAATTAGCGTGTGAAATTTTAGCTAAAAGCGATAAGTTAAAATTAGAACAAATTCCACAAGGAGCTTTTTATTTATTTATCTCTTGTAAGGAAGTTGATAGTGATTCTATGAGATTTTGTAAAAGATTATTAGAAGAGCAAAAAGTAGCTTTAGTACCAGGCATAGGTTTTGGTATGGAAGGGTATTTTAGACTTTCTTATGCAACTAATGAAAAAGATATCATTGAAGGTTGTGAAAAAATCGTTGAATTTGTAAAAAATTACTAA